The DNA window GGAAGTCTTCCTTCCAGGCTGATCCTGACGCCGCCCGCCCTTGCAAGCACTTCCTTTTCATTAATAATTGCATCCGCAATCTCATTTCCGCTGTATACTGTCTGCTCTGTTTCACGCAAGGCTCCCGAAAGCTCCCCCAGATACTCCTTAATCTGCTCCGTTTTTCCATTTTCCGCCAGCTCTCTCAGACACAGCAGATGGTTCCTCATGTCATGGCGCATTTTACGCACCCTGGTCTCCCTTTCCTGGTATGCCCGGAAATGCCGGAGCTCAGCCTGCAGATAATGCTCTCCTATCGTAGTCATATACTGGTAATAGTCTTTCTGATTCCCCTGCCATACCAAAATGACCACAGACATTTCCAAAAACACCGACGCAAGGCTTCCAAATCCGGTAATCACTCTGGCCGCAGTGCCGGATATGCCCGTCTGTGTGACCGCCATCAGCATCGCTCCTATCACAAACAAAAACACCCCCGCCGCATGCAGAAAGTTTCGCTCCCACTTCCCCAGCCTCCGGTAAGGCTCATCCAGCCGGAGCAGGTGCACGGTCTCGTCTCGTTTCCAGTAAATGATCAAAACAGCGATCCAGAACAGCGCATCCACTGCATACAGCCATCCGCCTTCTGACGGATATTTCCCTGTCAGCGTATATGGGACCGCATAAAATACGGATACGATCCCCATCAGGAACCCAAGCACAGGAACCGTCAGGAATATTCCCCGGATTCTTTTTTCCCTTCTTACGATTACCATGTAAACAGCAAAGAAGCAAACAGGGAAAGCCGAAAAGATATCCTTGCTCATTCCCGGACATATCTGCACAAACAGCGTTGGCACAAGAAACGCTACTGCAAACAGGATCTTGTTCCTTCTTCCCGACATTCCCGGCTCCAGGTAAACCACTCTGCTGATACACACAAGCGCCAGCAGGATCTCCGCTGCAGATATACAGTTATAGATTACCATCCCCCATTTTGCTCCCATCATTGATCTCCCTCTTTCAGATATCGGATCACCGCCCCCTGAAACGCCGCTCTTTTCCCTCTCCCCACAGGGATCTTGCTTCCGTCTGCCAAAGCGACCTCTTTCCCGTCAAAAGACTGTATCTTTTCCAGATTTACAATGTAACTTCTGTGCACTTGAAAAAAAGCTGTTTCCGGTAACTCTGCAAGCTGTTCCTTTAATTTTTTCCGAACCAGAAAACGACCTTTTTCCGTCTGTATATCCAGATATACATTTTCACTTTTAAAATATAAAATTTCATTTAGCGGAAGATAATATTCTCTTCCGCTCTGGCTGACCAGCAGACGCCCCCTGTCCCTTTTCTCATTTTCCACTGCCTCCAGCGCACGGTGCAGCTTATCTTTTTCCAGAGGTTTCGTGAGAAAACGAAAGGCTCCAACCTCATATCCTTCCGGCGCATATTCACGATGACTGGTCAGAAGGATCACCGGCGCCTGACATCCTGCGTCCCGCAATGCTTTTGCCGTCTCAAATCCGTTCATCCCCGGCATTTCTACATCCAGAAAAATGCAGGTGTAAGAAAACGGCTCTTTTTTTACCGCCTCCTCAAGCTCCTTTCCGTCAGAAAACGCCCGCACCTCCAGATCCAGGCTGCGGTAATACGCCTCCAGCTCTTTTCGCATGATTTCCAGAAAAACCGGCTCATCATCACAGATCCCGATTCTCATCATTATCCCCCTCTTACGTTTTTTACCATTCTAGCATAAATGTTCTTCTGGCGAAACTGATATTACTGCAAAACGGCGGCACGGGTTTCTTCCGTGCCGCCGTTTCCCATATACTTATATTCAATTTTACCAGCATCGCCGATACCATGGAGATCCGTATACACTTGCAATCTTCACCACATCTCCAGTATGAGGCGCGTGAATCATCTGCCCGTTTCCAATATAAATTCCAATATGGCTTCCGTAGCATACCAGATCGCCAGGCTGCGGGTCACTGACCGCTATGCCACAGCCTCCCTGCGCCTGGGATGTCCTCGGCAAAGAGATTCCCGCTACTGCATGGCAGTATTGTACCAGCCCTGAACAGTCAAAGCCTACACCCGCCGTTGTCCCTCCATAAACATAGGGTACGCCCAGCTGGCTGTATGCCGCATTTACAATGGTCTGTGCCACAGACGTATTTCCGCTGGAACTTCCTGTATATCCGCTGTTTGATGTACTGCCGGAGCCTCCGGAACTGCTGCCGCCATCCGTAGTACCCCCGGAACTTTCTTCCGAAGCAGTGTCCGTATTATCAGCCTCTCTGGCTATCGACTCCTGTGCCGCCGCTTCTGCAGATGCCTGGATCTGTTCATCATAGTCTGCAATCTGGGCCTTTGTCTCCTCCAGCTGCGCATTTAACTGGGTTTCCTGCTCCTCATAGTCTGCCTGCTGGCTTTCCAGGCTTGCCTGTTCTGTTTCCAGCGTGTCTTTTAATTCCTGGATCTCGTTCTGCGTCTTCTTTAATTCCTCCAGCTGCTGCCTGTCATAAGAGTGCACATTGCTTACAT is part of the Lachnospiraceae bacterium KGMB03038 genome and encodes:
- a CDS encoding hydrolase, coding for MEEKLIETGEKITQTQSDLEEAQAKVEQQYADMKVRIKYMYENGESDLWEVFLEAKDFSDFLNKAEYVSNVHSYDRQQLEELKKTQNEIQELKDTLETEQASLESQQADYEEQETQLNAQLEETKAQIADYDEQIQASAEAAAQESIAREADNTDTASEESSGGTTDGGSSSGGSGSTSNSGYTGSSSGNTSVAQTIVNAAYSQLGVPYVYGGTTAGVGFDCSGLVQYCHAVAGISLPRTSQAQGGCGIAVSDPQPGDLVCYGSHIGIYIGNGQMIHAPHTGDVVKIASVYGSPWYRRCW
- a CDS encoding response regulator transcription factor; translation: MMRIGICDDEPVFLEIMRKELEAYYRSLDLEVRAFSDGKELEEAVKKEPFSYTCIFLDVEMPGMNGFETAKALRDAGCQAPVILLTSHREYAPEGYEVGAFRFLTKPLEKDKLHRALEAVENEKRDRGRLLVSQSGREYYLPLNEILYFKSENVYLDIQTEKGRFLVRKKLKEQLAELPETAFFQVHRSYIVNLEKIQSFDGKEVALADGSKIPVGRGKRAAFQGAVIRYLKEGDQ
- a CDS encoding GHKL domain-containing protein, with the protein product MMGAKWGMVIYNCISAAEILLALVCISRVVYLEPGMSGRRNKILFAVAFLVPTLFVQICPGMSKDIFSAFPVCFFAVYMVIVRREKRIRGIFLTVPVLGFLMGIVSVFYAVPYTLTGKYPSEGGWLYAVDALFWIAVLIIYWKRDETVHLLRLDEPYRRLGKWERNFLHAAGVFLFVIGAMLMAVTQTGISGTAARVITGFGSLASVFLEMSVVILVWQGNQKDYYQYMTTIGEHYLQAELRHFRAYQERETRVRKMRHDMRNHLLCLRELAENGKTEQIKEYLGELSGALRETEQTVYSGNEIADAIINEKEVLARAGGVRISLEGRLPEEITIKATDLCTIFANALDNALEAVKDLEEKWIDIRIRQQGRMLFITFRNPTEEKEVVPPGSTRKEDPENHGFGILNMTYAAKKYQGSVQCRIETAKGTRVYSTEILLLLPEKEREA